The Corynebacterium sphenisci DSM 44792 genome includes the window CGCCGCCGGCCGGGGGCCGCCCCGCGTCGCCGCCGTCGGGTCGGGTGCCCGGGGTGCGGACGCCGCCGTCGCGATCGCCGCGGTCGTCCCCGCGCTCCCCGCGATCCCGGAGATCGCCGGAATCCCGGGTGCCCCGGCCATCGGCGCCCTCGCGGCCGGCGCCGCGCTCGCCGGCGGGCGCGCCGGCGTCCTCGCCGTCGCCGTCGCCGGCGTCGCGCTCGCCGGTGAACCGGCTCGGCGCCAGCCAGCCGGAGGGGGTGTCCTCGCCCTCGCCGGGCTCGATGGTGGCCAGGTTGAGCAGCCCGAGCAGCAGCAGGGTGACGATCATGACCACGGTGGAGGGCCGGGCCCGGCCCCCGGCGGAGAGCAGCTCGCGCAGCCGGGCCCGCCGCCCGGCGGGCCGGGCCGCCGGGGCCAGCAGCTCGGTGTCCGCGGCATCGGTCGGGTCCGCGGCGGCGGGGGCCTCCGGATGCGGCCGGTCACCGTCGCCGGCCGGATCATCGGCGCGGGCGGCGTCGACCTCCGCCGCGGTGGGGATCGCGCCCTCCCCGCCGGCGGCCGCGGCCGCGGGGGCCCCGGCGGAGCCGGCGAAGGGGGCGACCGGGCCCTCGGCGCGCTCGCCGTAGGCCTCCCACCAGGTGTCCAGCACCGCGGCGCGCACCGCGCGCTCCACCACCCACTGATCCCCCGGATCGGATTCCACGACGATGCGCATGCTCACCGTCCAGGGCTGGCCCATCGCCGCCGGCGGGGCCAGATCCGTGGAGGACTGGATGCGCACCTCGCTGCGCACGTGCTCGCGCACCCCCTCGGCGTCCGCGGCGCGCTGCGCCGCGGCCAGGGTGCGCCGCTCGATCTCCGAGACGGACCGGCCGGCGGTCACCGGCACCGGCACCTCCACCACCGCCCGGGACCACCGGGAGGAGTAGTTCACCGCCATCCGGGCCTCCCCGTTGGGCACGATGATCTCCTCCCCGTTGAGGGTGCGGATGGTGGTCGCCCGCAGGGTCAGGTTCACCACGTCGCCCTGCACGGTGCCGGAGGGGGAGTGGAAGGCCACCCAGTCGCCGACGCCGAACTGGCGCTCCAGGATGATGAACACCCCGCCGAGCAGATCCCCGACCAGCCCCTGGGCGCCGAAGCCGAGGGCGGCGGAGACGATCGTGGCGGGCACCACCGCCGCGCCGAGGTTCACGCCCAGCTTCGCCAGCAGGGTGAGCCCGAAGACGAAGTAGGCGACCATCTCCAGGACGTAGACCACGGCCCCGATGAGGGCCATCCGGCCCTTGGTCTCCTCCTGGCCCTCGACCATGTTGCGCTCCGAGATCGCCAGGATGAACCGGCGGATCCGGGGGATCAGCAGCAGCACGATGACCAGGGCGGCGATGGTCAGCCCGGGATCGGCCAACCAGGTGAGCATCCGGCGCAGCAGATAGAACGCGAACTCCATGGGGGCCACCGTAGGCGCCTTCGGCCGCCGGCGCCGCCGGCGGGCCCGGCCGGCCCCGGCCCCCCGGACGGGTGAGCGGAATACGGTGTTCATTGAGTGGGATTGACTGTCCACTATGTGGACGCTATGGTCTGGGGCATGCAGCGAAACCGACTTTCCGTAGCCGCCGGCGCCGGCCGATAGCGGCTCGACCAGTCGCACCCGCTGGCGCCCCCGCACAGTCCCGCTGTGCCCGGGGGCGTTTTCCGTGGCCCAGGCCACGGGCGGCGCCGGACCGGCCGGACGGCCCGCAGCACCCCACCCCACCGAAAACCCGAGGAGCGCACCGACGTGAACGCCGCCCCCAACACCAGCCCAACGCCCGCCACCGTGGCCGGGAGGACCCGGCGCAGCACCCCCGAGCGCATGTCCGGGGCCAAGGCCATCGTGCGCAGCCTCGAGGAGCTCGGCGCCGACGTCGTCTTCGGCATCCCCGGCGGCGCCATCCTGCCCCTCTACGACCCCCTCTACGACTCCGAGAAGGTCCGCCACGTGCTGGTCCGCCATGAGCAGGGCGCCGGCCACGCCGCCACCGGCTACGCCCAGGTCTCCGGCAAGGTCGGCGTGTGCATCGCCACCTCCGGGCCGGGGGCGACCAACCTGGTCACCCCGCTGGCGGACGCGAACATGGACTCCGTGCCGGTGGTCGCGATCACCGGCCAGGTGGGCCGGCCGCTGCTCGGCTCGGACGCCTTCCAGGAGGCCGACATCCGCGGGGTGACCCTGCCGGTGACCAAGCACAACTTCATGGTCACCCGCGCCGAGGACATCCCGCGCACCATCGCCGAGGCCTTCCACCTGGCCGCCACCGGCCGCCCCGGGGCGGTGCTGGTGGACGTGCCCAAGGATCTGCAGAACACCGAGATCGACTTCTCCTGGCCGCCCCGGATCGACCTGCCCGGGTACCGCCCGGTGACCACCCCCTACTTCCGCCAGATCGAGGAGGCGGCGCGCATGATCGCCGCCGCCGAGCGCCCGGTGCTCTACATCGGCGGCGGGGTGCTCAAGGCCGAGGCCTGCGCCGAGCTGCTCGCCTTCGCCGAGCACACCGGGATCCCGGTGGTGACCACCCTGATGGCCCGCGGCGCCTTCCCCGACGCGCACCGGCTGCACATGGGCATGCCCGGGATGCACGGCAAGGTCTCCGCGGTCGCCGCGATGCAGAAGTCCGATCTGCTGATCACCATCGGCGCCCGCTTCGACGACCGGGTCACCGGCCAGCTGGAGACCTTCGCCCCCGAGGCGAAGGTGATCCACGCCGATATCGACCCCGCCGAGATCGGCAAGATCCGGCACGCCGACGTGCCCATCGTCGGCGACGCCCGCGAGGTGCTCGCCGCGCTGCTGAAGACCTACCGGGACCTGGACCTGCCCGCCCCGCGGACGGCGGACTGGTACGCCGAGCTCGACGGGCTGCGGGAGCGCTTCCCGCTGGGCTGGGAGGAGCAGTCCGACGGCTCCCTGTCGCCCCAGTTCGTGCTGAAGACCCTCTCCGACATCGTCGGCCCGGAGGCGATCTACGCCGCCGGCGTGGGCCAGCACCAGATGTGGGCCGCCCAGTTCATCCAGTACGAGAACCCGCGCACCTGGCTGAACTCCGGGGGCCTGGGCACCATGGGCTACGCCATCCCGGCGGCGATGGGCGCCAAGGCCGCCGCCCCGGACGCCGAGGTGTGGGCCATCGACGGCGACGGCTGCTTCCAGATGACCAACCAGGAGCTCACCACCGCCGCGGTGGAGGGCTTCCCGATCAAGGTGGCCCTGATCAACAACGGCAACCTGGGCATGGTCCGGCAGTGGCAGACCCTGTTCTACGGGGAGCGCTACTCCAACACCAAGCTGCGCCCGGCCGACGACTCCTACGTCCCGGACTTCGTGCGGCTCGCCGAGGGCCTGGGCTGCGTGGCGATGCGGGTCACCCGCGCCGAGGACGTCGCCGGCGCCATCGAGCGGGCCCGCGGGATCAACGACCGCCCGGTGGTCATCGACTTCATCGTCGGCGAGGACGCCCAGGTGTGGCCGATGGTCGCCGCCGGCAAGTCCAATGACGAGATCGAGTCCGCCCGCGGGCTGCGCCCCCTCTTCGACGACGAGATGAGCGCCGGGGAGCCGCCGGCGGACATCAACGAGACCATCGCCGACCGCGGCGAGGACGCCGCCCTCGACGCCGATCACCCGACCATCCAGGGCCGCTGAGCAGCGCCCCGAGAGGAAAGCCGACAACCATGGCCGAACTGCACACCCTGTCCGTGCTGACCCTCGACGAGCCGGGCATCCTGGTCCGCATCGCCGGGATGTTCACCCGCCGGGGCTTCAGCATCCAGTCCATCACCTCCGGGCAGACCGAGGTCGACGGGGTCAACCGGATCACCCTCGTCGTGGAGACCGAGGATCTCCCCATCGAGCAGATCACCAAGCAGCTCAACAAGCTGGTGCCGGTGATCAAGGTGGTGCGCAAACCCGCCGACAAGCTGGTCTCCCGCGCCCTGCTCATGGTCAAGGTCAGCGCCGACAACGACAACCGGCCGCAGGTGGTCGCCGCCGCGGAGCTGTTCCGGGCCCGCGTCGTCGACGTCTGCCCCGAGTCGGTGGTCATCGAGGCCACCGGGCAGCCCTCCAAGCTGCGCGCCATGCTGGAGGTGCTGGAGCCCTTCGGCATCCGCGAGCTGGTCCAGTCCGGCGTCGTCGCGGTGGCCCGCGGGCCCCGGCCGATGCTCACCGACCGCGGCTGAGCCGACCCGCCCCGGCGGCCGCCCGCGCCGCGCGCGGCCGCCGGGGCCCGGCGCGCCCGGCTAGACTGGCCGGCGCGCCGGGTTCCCCGAACCCGACAACCCGACGTTTCCCCCCGAAAGGCGAACACAAGCACATGGCTATTGAAGTTTTCTACGACGACGACGCCGATCTGTCGATCATCCAGGGCCGCAAGGTCGCGATCCTGGGCTACGGCTCGCAGGGCCACGCGCATGCGCAGAACCTGCGCGACTCCGGCGTGGAGGTCGTCATCGGCCTGCGCGAGGGCTCCAAGTCCGCGGCCAAGGCCGAGGAGGCCGGTTTCGCGGTGAAGTCCAACGCCGAGGCCGCCGCCTGGGCCGACGTGATCATGCTGCTGGTGCCCGACACCACCCAGGCGAAGGTCTACGCCGAGGACATCGCGCCCAACCTCGACGAGGGCGACGCGCTGTTCTTCGGCCATGGCCTGAACATCCACTTCGACCTGATCCAGCCCGCCGGCAACATCACCGTGGGCATGGTCGCCCCGAAGGGCCCCGGCCACCTGGTGCGCCGCCAGTTCGCCGACGGCAAGGGCGTGCCCTGCCTCATCGCCGTGGACCAGGACCCCAAGGGCGAGGGCCGCGAGCTGGCCCTGTCCTACGCCGCCGCGATCGGCGGCGCCCGGGCCGGGGTCATCCCGACCACCTTCGAGGCGGAGACCGTCACCGACCTCTTCGGCGAGCAGGCCGTGCTCTGCGGCGGCACCGAGGAGCTGGTGAAGACCGGCTTCGAGGTCCTCGTCGAGGCCGGCTACGAGCCGGAGATGGCCTACTTCGAGTGCCTGCACGAGCTGAAGCTGATCGTGGACCTGATGTTCGAGGGCGGGATCGGCAACATGAACTACTCGGTGTCCGACACCGCCGAGTTCGGCGGCTACCTCTCCGGGCCCCGGGTCATCGACGCCGACACCAAGCAGCGGATGCGCGAGATCCTCTCCGACATCCAGGACGGCACCTTCACCAAGCGGCTCATCGCCAACGTGGAGGGCGGCAACAAGGAGCTGGAGGAGCTGCGCGCCTCCTACAACTCCCACCAGATCGAGGAGACCGGCGCCAAGCTGCGCGATCTGATGTCCTGGGTGAAGAACCCGCTGGACGCCACCGCCTAAACCGCGCCCCCGCCACGGCCCCGCGCCGACCCGCCGCCCGGGTCGGCGTGGGGCCGTCGCCGTCGCCGGCGGCGCCGGTGCGGGCGACGCCGCGGGTGAATGGGCCTCATGTTTCCGGCGGGGCGGGCGGCGCCGCGGGGTGAGCCTCGGATACGCTGGTCGGGAACATCGTCCTCCACCCGAAAGGCAGACCCGACGTGATCCGGTCCCCCCACCGCCCGTCGCCGTGGCGCCGCCCCCTGGCGCTGTTCGCCGGCCTCTCCCTCGCCGCGGGGCTCGTCGCCTGCGGCGGCCCCGACGACGAGGGCCTGACCCGCACGAAGACCCCCGACGCCCCGGTGGCCGCGGCCACCGAACTCGACGCCAGCGAAACCCTGCTGGACTCCGCCGAGCTGGTCGTGGTCTCCGCGATGGGCCCCGAGGTCGAGCGGCGCGCGGCCGCGCTGGCGGTGGCCGCCGGGGCGCCGATGCTCACCCTGCGCACCGACGCCGACCGCCGGCATATGGAGCAGGTGCGCGAGGAGGGCGGCCGGCTGTGGGAGATCGACGACGTCGCCGAGGCCCGCGCGCTCGCCGCCGACCAGTCCTACTGGGGCCGGGAGGCCACCGGCTCCGACGCGGCGGAGATCGCCGCCGAACTCGACCGGCTCGACGCCGGGCACGTGGTCACCGTCGGCGCGGTGGACCTCGGCGCCGGCGCCGAGGGCCGCACCGTGGTCGCCGACCCCGGCGACGCCGAGGGCTTCGCCGAGCTCACCGGGGTCGAGCCCGCCGAGCCGGAGGAGGAGCGCAACCCCGCCCGGGCGATCGCCGAACTCGACCGGAAGCACCCCACCGCCCCCGGGATCGACCCGGAACCGGCCGCGCCGGAGCAGGCCGCCGAGGACCCGATCCCGCCGGCCGGGGACGAGGAGGCCGAGGCCGCGGACGCCGAGGAGGCGGAGGCGGCCGGGCAGGCCACGGCGGCCGAGGCGGAGCGCGCCCGGCGCACCATCGCCGAACTGCCGGAGATGTCCGGCCACGGCGACCCGGACGCGGTGGTGCTCGCCGGCCCGGACGCGCCCCTGGGCGCCATCGCCACCGCCCGCGCGGTGGGCCACGAGGTGCTCTGGCTGCCCGCCGGCGACCCCCGGGCCACCGACGCCTCGGTGTCCGCGGTGCGCGAGGGCCGCTCCGTGATCGCCCTGGGCGCCTCCTTCGGCGACGCCGACCACCTGGCGCGGCTCACCGAGCTCGCCGCCGACGAGGAGGTCGAGGAGCTCGGCCTGGCCGGCGGCGGGCAGCTGCTGCTGCCCGGCCGGCGGATGGTCGCCGTCTACGGCCACCCCGGGGTGCCCGCGATGGGCGTGATGGGGGAGGAGACCCCCGCCGAGGCGGTCAAGGACGCCAAGACCCGGGCGCAGGCCTTCGCCGAGCACGTCGAGGAGCCGGTGGTGCCCATGTTCGAGATCATCGCCTCGGTGGCGCAGCCGGTGCCCGGGGAGGACGGCACCTTCTCGGTGCCCGCCCCGGTGAGCGAGCTGGAGCCCTACGTCGACGCGATCACCGAGGCCGGCGGCTACGCGGTGCTCGACCTGCAGCCCGGCAACGCCCGCTTCCTGGACCAGGCGAAGTTCTACGAGGAGCTGCTCGCCCGGCCCAACGTGGGCCTGGCCCTGGACGCGGAGTGGAAGATGGAGCCCGGCCAGGTGCCCGCCACCGAGGTCGGCCACGTCGAGGCCGAGGAGGTCAACGAGGTCGCCGACTGGCTGGCCTCGTTCACCCGGGAGCGCGGGCTGCCGCAGAAGATGCTCATGCTGCACCAGTTCCAGCTGCAGATGATCCGCGACCGCGAGGAGGTGCGCACCGACCACCCGGAGCTGGCGCTGGTGCTGCACGCCGACGGCCACGGCACCCCGGGGCAGAAGTTCGACACCTGGAACGTGATGAAGCAGGACCTGCAGCCGGAGATCTTCCTGGCCTGGAAGAACTTCATCGACGAGGACCAGCCGATGTTCGATCCCGCGCAGACCGCGGCCATCGAGCCCACCCCCTGGGTGGTCACCTACCAGTGACCCGCCCCCCGCGGGCGCCCGCCCGCGGGCGACCCCCGCCGGCCGCGCACCCGGGCCCGCCCCGGGCGCGCGGCCGGCGGCGTGCGCCCCGGGCCCGGCGCGTCCCGGGCGGGGAGGGGGAACCCGCCAGGTCCCGGCATGCCGCCGGGCCGGGCGGGATATGCTTGGCATGTTCCACGTCAACGAGCCGGCGTGGTCCCGCCCCGCCGACGCGGTCGTGCCGGCGGGGCGGTCGCCCAAGCACATATCAGGAGTACACGTGAGCCAGAACGCTCGCCCGGTCGTCCTCATCGCCGACAAGCTCGCCCAGTCCACCGTCGACGCCCTCGGCGATTCCGTCGAGGTGCGCTGGGTCGACGGCCCCAACCGCCCGGAGCTGCTCGCCGCGGTCGGCGAGGCCGACGCCCTGCTCGTCCGCTCCGCCACCACCGTCGACGCGGAGGTCCTCGAGGCCGCGCCGAAGCTGAAGATCGTCGGCCGCGCCGGCGTGGGCCTGGACAACGTCGACATCGCCACCGCCACCAAGCGCGGGGTGATGGTCGCCAACGCGCCCACCTCCAACATCCACTCCGCCTGCGAGCACGCCATCTCGCTGCTGCTGGCCACCGCCCGGCAGATCCCCGCCGCCGACGCCACCCTGCGCGAGGGGGAGTGGAAGCGCTCCTCCTTCAAGGGCGTGGAGGTCTTCGGCAAGACCATCGGCATCGTCGGCTTCGGCCACATCGGGCAGCTCTTCGCGCAGCGGCTGGCCGCCTTCGAGACCGAGATCATCGCCTACGACCCCTACGCCAACCCGGCCCGGGCGGCGCAGCTGGGCGTGGAGCTGGTCGGGCTCGAGGAGCTGATGGGCCGCGCCGACTTCGTCACCATCCACCTGCCCAAGACCAAGGAGACCGCCGGCATGTTCGACGCCGGGCTGCTCGCCAAGGCCAAGCCCGGGCAGATCATCGTCAACGCCGCCCGCGGCGGCCTGGTCGACGAGGCCGCCCTGGCCGAGGCGATCCGGGAGGGCCGGATCCGCGGCGCCGGCTTCGACGTCTACGCCGCCGAGCCGTGCACCGACTCGCCGCTGTTCGCCCTGCCCGAGGTCGTCGCCACCCCGCACCTGGGCGCCTCCACCGCGGAGGCGCAGGACCGGGCCGGCACCGACGTGGCCCGCTCCGTGCTGCTCGCCCTGGCCGGGGAGTTCGTCCCCGACGCGGTCAACGTCACCGGCGGCGCGGTCGGCGAGGAGGTCTCCCTCTGGCTGGAGCTGGCCCGGGAGCTCGGCCTGGTCGCCGGCGGGCTGCTCGACGGGGCCCCGGCGAAGGTGGAGGTCGTCGCCCGCGGCGAGCTGTCCACCGAGGACGTGCAGATCCTGGGCCTGGCCGCCGCCCGCGGCCTGTTCTCGATCATGGTCGATGAGCCGGTGACCTTCGTCAACGCGCCGACCATCGCCGAGGAGCGCGGGGTGGAGGTCTCCGTGACCACCTCCCCGGAGTCGGTGAGCCACCGCAGCGTGCTGGAGGTGTCCATCATCTCCGCCGAGGGGGCCAAGGCCACCGTGGTGGGCGCGCTCACCGGGCTGCAGCGGGTGGAGAAGATCGTGCGCATCAACGGCCGCGGGCTGGACATGCGCTCCGCCGGGCGCAACCTCTTCCTGTCCTACCCGGACCAGCCGGGCGCGCTGGGCCGGATCGCCGGCCAGCTCGGCGGCGAGGGCATCAACATCGACGCCGCGGCGCTGAGCCAGGAGGGCGACGGGGAGCACGCGATCCTGGTGCTGCGGGTCGACCGGGAGGTGCCCGAGGCGCTCCAGGAGGCCATCGCCGAGGCCGTCGACGCGGAGAAGGTGCTGCAGCTGGTGCTCGACTAGGCACCCGCCCGGAGGGGTTTTCCCCACCGATCCTGGAAAAATTCCGGCCCGCCCCGGTGCCGCGCACGCGGCGCCCACGGGGCGGGCCGGTGCCATTCGGAAACCCGGTCCCACCAGCGGAGACATCCCCGGCCGGGGGTGCGCCGCGGTGCGCCGGGGGCGTGGGCGGACCCTCGGCGGCGGGCCCGCGGGGGTGCCTTCGGGGGCTTGACAATGAGGCAGGGCAGCCTAACCTCCGGGGCCAGGCCCGCGAATTGAACCAGGCGGGGCTTCCGCCATGCGGCGGAACCCGGGGCCTCCCCGCCGGATGGGTTTCCGACATGACAGACGCACACCGCACCGAAGTCCAGCAGATGGCCGATTTCGTCGCCGCCGCGGATCTCTCCCAGATGTCCGAGGAGGCCGTCGAGCAGCTGAAGATCCGGGTGCTCGACACCATCGGCGTCGGCATCGGCGCCCTGGACTCCGATGTGCTCCAGGCGATCCGCTCCCTCATCGAGGATCTCGGCGGCAACGGCGCCGCCACGCTCATCGGCGGCGGCAAGACCGCCGCGAACCTGGCCGCCTTCCACAACTCGGCGGCCAGCCGCTACCTCGACTTCATGGACGCCTACCTCGCCAAGGGGGAGACCAACCACCCGACCGACAACATGGGCGCGGTGCTCGCCGCCGCCGAGGTCGCCGACGCCTCCGGCCGGGACTTCCTCACCGCCTTCGCGGTCGCCTACCAGGTGCACACCCGGCTCTCCGACGTCGCCCCGGTGCGCGCCCGCGGCTTCGACCACACCACCCAGGGCGCCTTCGCCGCCGGCGCCTCCGCCGCCAAGGCGCTGGGCCTGGACGCCGACCAGATCGCCAACGCCGCGGCGATGACCGGCACCGCGAACGTGGCGCTGCGGGTCACCCGCACCGGCAACCTCTCGCACTGGAAGGGCCTGGCCTACCCGCACGTGGCCAAGGAGGGCATGTTCTACGCCCTCTTCGCCGCGAAGGGGATGACCGGCCCGGAGGAGGTCTTCGAGGGCAACAAGGGCTTCAAGGCCCTCGCCGGCGACTACGAGCTGGACTGGTCCGCCGAGGACCTGGAGTCGGTCACCCGCTCCATCATCAAGAAGTACAACGCCGAGATCCACTCCCAGTCCGCGCTCGACGCGGCGGCGAAGATCCGCGCCGAGGAGGGCTTCGACGCCTCCCGGATCGCCGAGGTCCGGCTCACCACCTTCGACGTCGCCTACTCCATCATCGGCGGCGGCGAGGAGGGCGACAAGCGCAATATCCGCACCAAGGAGGAGGCCGACCACTCCCTGCCCTGGATGCTCGCCGCGATGCTGCTGGACGGGGAGCTCACCCCGCGGCAGTACGCCCCGGAGCGGATCGTCGCCGAGGACGTGCAGACCCTCATGGGCAAGGTCACGATCACCCCCGACGACGGCTTCTCCGACCGGTTCCCGGACGAGATGCCCGCCGACCTCACCGTCGTCCTCGACGACGGCACCGAGTTCCACGCGGTGGAGTCCGCCTACGACGGCTTCCACTCCCAGCCGCTGGACTGGGCCGGCGCCCGGGCGAAGTTCGACTCCCTGGCCGCGCCCTTCGCCGACCAGGCGCTGCGCGACGAGATCGCCGACACGGTGCACCGCCTCGACGAGGTGGCCAGGATCACCGAGCTCACCGAGCTGCTCGCGCAGGTCTCCGTCACCCGCTCCTAGCGGGCCCGCCGGGCGCCCGGGGCGGCCACGCCCCGGGGTCGCCCCGGCGCCCGCCGCGCGCGGCCCGCGACCCCGCGGGCCCGGCGCGCGCCACCCGTACCCCCGAACCACAGAAAGACAGGACCCGAACCATGTCCAACGCCATCGACTTCGACGTCTCCTTCAACTTCGTCCCCCGCGCCAAGCGGCCGGCCAAGCCGCGCACCTACGGCATGACCGAGATCCGGGCGCCGTACTACGACACCTTCGGCACCCGGCACCTGCAGGACGTCTTCGACGTCGCCGGCCAGTGGGTCGACGGGATCAAGTGGGCCGGCGGCTCCTTCTCCCTGGTGCCCCCGGAGCAGGTCCGCAGGTTCAGCGACATCGCCCACGAGAACGACGCCTACGTCTCCTCCGGCGGCTGGATCGAGACCGTGCTGCGCTACGGCGACGACGCCGTCGACGAGTACCTCAAGCTGGCCAAGGAGGTCGGCTTCGACGTCATCGAGATCTCCACCGGCTTCATCATGCTGCCCACCTCCGGGCTGGAGCGGCTCGTGGAGAAGGTCGTCAAGGCCGGGCTGAAGGCCAAGCCCGAGCTGGGCATCCAGATCGGCTCCGGCGGCGACTCCTCCGAGGCGGAGCTCGCCGCGGAGACCGCCAAGGACGTCGGCGACCTCGTCGACCGGGGCAAGCGCGCCCTCGACGCCGGCGCCTCCATCATCATGATCGAGTCCGAGGGCATCACCGAGAACGTCGTCGAGTGGAACACCGGCGCCGCCGCCTCCATCATCAACGGCCTCGGCCTGGAGAACGTCATGTTCGAGGCCGCCGACGGCCCCGTGTTCGAGTGGTACGTGAAGAACTACGGCAACGAGTGCAACCTCTTCGTCGACCACTCCCAGATCCTCCAGCTGGAGGGCCTG containing:
- a CDS encoding MmgE/PrpD family protein, giving the protein MTDAHRTEVQQMADFVAAADLSQMSEEAVEQLKIRVLDTIGVGIGALDSDVLQAIRSLIEDLGGNGAATLIGGGKTAANLAAFHNSAASRYLDFMDAYLAKGETNHPTDNMGAVLAAAEVADASGRDFLTAFAVAYQVHTRLSDVAPVRARGFDHTTQGAFAAGASAAKALGLDADQIANAAAMTGTANVALRVTRTGNLSHWKGLAYPHVAKEGMFYALFAAKGMTGPEEVFEGNKGFKALAGDYELDWSAEDLESVTRSIIKKYNAEIHSQSALDAAAKIRAEEGFDASRIAEVRLTTFDVAYSIIGGGEEGDKRNIRTKEEADHSLPWMLAAMLLDGELTPRQYAPERIVAEDVQTLMGKVTITPDDGFSDRFPDEMPADLTVVLDDGTEFHAVESAYDGFHSQPLDWAGARAKFDSLAAPFADQALRDEIADTVHRLDEVARITELTELLAQVSVTRS
- a CDS encoding mechanosensitive ion channel family protein, yielding MEFAFYLLRRMLTWLADPGLTIAALVIVLLLIPRIRRFILAISERNMVEGQEETKGRMALIGAVVYVLEMVAYFVFGLTLLAKLGVNLGAAVVPATIVSAALGFGAQGLVGDLLGGVFIILERQFGVGDWVAFHSPSGTVQGDVVNLTLRATTIRTLNGEEIIVPNGEARMAVNYSSRWSRAVVEVPVPVTAGRSVSEIERRTLAAAQRAADAEGVREHVRSEVRIQSSTDLAPPAAMGQPWTVSMRIVVESDPGDQWVVERAVRAAVLDTWWEAYGERAEGPVAPFAGSAGAPAAAAAGGEGAIPTAAEVDAARADDPAGDGDRPHPEAPAAADPTDAADTELLAPAARPAGRRARLRELLSAGGRARPSTVVMIVTLLLLGLLNLATIEPGEGEDTPSGWLAPSRFTGERDAGDGDGEDAGAPAGERGAGREGADGRGTRDSGDLRDRGERGDDRGDRDGGVRTPGTRPDGGDAGRPPAGGAGDSGAGGSDSDSGGGAGGGDSDAGGDAGDGGSGSTGAAGGGDAADADGMDGAPGVTRAARARG
- the serA gene encoding phosphoglycerate dehydrogenase, translated to MSQNARPVVLIADKLAQSTVDALGDSVEVRWVDGPNRPELLAAVGEADALLVRSATTVDAEVLEAAPKLKIVGRAGVGLDNVDIATATKRGVMVANAPTSNIHSACEHAISLLLATARQIPAADATLREGEWKRSSFKGVEVFGKTIGIVGFGHIGQLFAQRLAAFETEIIAYDPYANPARAAQLGVELVGLEELMGRADFVTIHLPKTKETAGMFDAGLLAKAKPGQIIVNAARGGLVDEAALAEAIREGRIRGAGFDVYAAEPCTDSPLFALPEVVATPHLGASTAEAQDRAGTDVARSVLLALAGEFVPDAVNVTGGAVGEEVSLWLELARELGLVAGGLLDGAPAKVEVVARGELSTEDVQILGLAAARGLFSIMVDEPVTFVNAPTIAEERGVEVSVTTSPESVSHRSVLEVSIISAEGAKATVVGALTGLQRVEKIVRINGRGLDMRSAGRNLFLSYPDQPGALGRIAGQLGGEGINIDAAALSQEGDGEHAILVLRVDREVPEALQEAIAEAVDAEKVLQLVLD
- the ilvC gene encoding ketol-acid reductoisomerase — protein: MAIEVFYDDDADLSIIQGRKVAILGYGSQGHAHAQNLRDSGVEVVIGLREGSKSAAKAEEAGFAVKSNAEAAAWADVIMLLVPDTTQAKVYAEDIAPNLDEGDALFFGHGLNIHFDLIQPAGNITVGMVAPKGPGHLVRRQFADGKGVPCLIAVDQDPKGEGRELALSYAAAIGGARAGVIPTTFEAETVTDLFGEQAVLCGGTEELVKTGFEVLVEAGYEPEMAYFECLHELKLIVDLMFEGGIGNMNYSVSDTAEFGGYLSGPRVIDADTKQRMREILSDIQDGTFTKRLIANVEGGNKELEELRASYNSHQIEETGAKLRDLMSWVKNPLDATA
- a CDS encoding acetolactate synthase large subunit, whose amino-acid sequence is MNAAPNTSPTPATVAGRTRRSTPERMSGAKAIVRSLEELGADVVFGIPGGAILPLYDPLYDSEKVRHVLVRHEQGAGHAATGYAQVSGKVGVCIATSGPGATNLVTPLADANMDSVPVVAITGQVGRPLLGSDAFQEADIRGVTLPVTKHNFMVTRAEDIPRTIAEAFHLAATGRPGAVLVDVPKDLQNTEIDFSWPPRIDLPGYRPVTTPYFRQIEEAARMIAAAERPVLYIGGGVLKAEACAELLAFAEHTGIPVVTTLMARGAFPDAHRLHMGMPGMHGKVSAVAAMQKSDLLITIGARFDDRVTGQLETFAPEAKVIHADIDPAEIGKIRHADVPIVGDAREVLAALLKTYRDLDLPAPRTADWYAELDGLRERFPLGWEEQSDGSLSPQFVLKTLSDIVGPEAIYAAGVGQHQMWAAQFIQYENPRTWLNSGGLGTMGYAIPAAMGAKAAAPDAEVWAIDGDGCFQMTNQELTTAAVEGFPIKVALINNGNLGMVRQWQTLFYGERYSNTKLRPADDSYVPDFVRLAEGLGCVAMRVTRAEDVAGAIERARGINDRPVVIDFIVGEDAQVWPMVAAGKSNDEIESARGLRPLFDDEMSAGEPPADINETIADRGEDAALDADHPTIQGR
- a CDS encoding phosphosulfolactate synthase, giving the protein MSNAIDFDVSFNFVPRAKRPAKPRTYGMTEIRAPYYDTFGTRHLQDVFDVAGQWVDGIKWAGGSFSLVPPEQVRRFSDIAHENDAYVSSGGWIETVLRYGDDAVDEYLKLAKEVGFDVIEISTGFIMLPTSGLERLVEKVVKAGLKAKPELGIQIGSGGDSSEAELAAETAKDVGDLVDRGKRALDAGASIIMIESEGITENVVEWNTGAAASIINGLGLENVMFEAADGPVFEWYVKNYGNECNLFVDHSQILQLEGLRQNVWGNKSTWGRVINPS
- the ilvN gene encoding acetolactate synthase small subunit, yielding MAELHTLSVLTLDEPGILVRIAGMFTRRGFSIQSITSGQTEVDGVNRITLVVETEDLPIEQITKQLNKLVPVIKVVRKPADKLVSRALLMVKVSADNDNRPQVVAAAELFRARVVDVCPESVVIEATGQPSKLRAMLEVLEPFGIRELVQSGVVAVARGPRPMLTDRG